The Candidatus Koribacter versatilis Ellin345 genome has a segment encoding these proteins:
- a CDS encoding MBL fold metallo-hydrolase, translated as MQIKFWGVRGSTPTPQLENMRYGGNTSCVEVRVNGQIFVFDCGTGFRNLGKQLIKEYAEKPIQAHVFISHFHWDHIQGIPFFTPLYEKEDNYFFFHSSNRSRGLQRAIEEQMADPYFPVDMSEMAAHRNFYDIEEDRIAFDDAIVQSKWLNHPQGCLGFRMETEDGILVYATDNEPGHPVFDKNVRKLAEGADILIYDAQYLPDEYAAKKVGWGHSHWREAVNIVMESGAKELVLFHHDPDHNDACVDSIVKSARDYYPSVRAASEGMEISVGVHEQKATNSAG; from the coding sequence ATGCAGATAAAGTTTTGGGGCGTCCGCGGCTCAACCCCTACGCCACAACTCGAGAACATGCGCTACGGCGGCAACACCTCGTGTGTTGAGGTGCGGGTCAATGGGCAGATCTTCGTCTTCGACTGCGGTACTGGGTTCCGCAATCTCGGCAAGCAATTGATTAAGGAGTACGCCGAAAAGCCGATCCAGGCGCACGTGTTCATCTCGCACTTCCACTGGGACCACATCCAGGGCATTCCGTTCTTCACGCCGCTCTACGAAAAAGAGGACAACTACTTCTTCTTCCACTCGTCGAACCGCTCGCGCGGGTTGCAGCGGGCGATCGAAGAGCAGATGGCCGATCCGTACTTCCCGGTGGACATGAGCGAGATGGCGGCGCACCGGAATTTCTACGACATCGAAGAAGACCGCATTGCGTTCGATGATGCCATCGTCCAGTCGAAGTGGCTGAACCATCCGCAAGGATGTTTGGGCTTCCGCATGGAAACCGAGGACGGCATCCTCGTCTATGCGACGGACAATGAGCCGGGGCATCCGGTGTTTGACAAGAACGTGCGCAAGCTCGCCGAGGGCGCGGACATCCTGATCTATGACGCGCAGTATCTTCCGGACGAATACGCCGCGAAGAAAGTCGGGTGGGGCCACAGCCATTGGCGCGAAGCCGTCAATATCGTGATGGAAAGCGGCGCCAAAGAACTCGTTCTCTTCCACCATGATCCCGATCACAACGACGCCTGCGTGGATTCGATCGTGAAGTCGGCGCGCGATTATTACCCGAGCGTGCGTGCCGCGAGCGAAGGGATGGAGATCAGCGTTGGGGTGCACGAGCAGAAGGCTACGAATTCGGCAGGGTAA
- the trpE gene encoding anthranilate synthase component I: MDSPDFKSFSQLAREASLVPVTRTISADLLTPVSAFLALADKEPYAFLLESVEGGERIGRYTFLGIRPYMVVTGRGSEVTIRRGKKTEKSSSDLLGTLRAALREHKPATVPGLPPFTAGAVGYFAYDAVRHFERLPDIAKDDLHLPDGVFMFYDRLLAFDHLRHQLHLIAAADVRTEKPRAAYDRAIADLDALEKKLVSGLKIRRLRPEKKTAKIKLHARTKPADYMNAVKRGKEYIAAGDVFQVVLSQRLDFALPAPPFDIYRSLRTVNPSPYMYFLRMDDLHVLGSSPEMLVKANNRTLEYRPIAGTYKRGATAEEDARLEEHLRTNEKERAEHVMLVDLGRNDLGRVSEYGSVKVKGLMYVERYSHVMHLVSALEGKLRGDLDALDAFAACFPAGTLSGAPKVRAMEIIEELEPTRRGVYGGSVLYADFAGNLDSCIAIRTMVVKNNRAYVQAGAGIVADSDPESEFQECRNKAQAVVRAAELAGR, encoded by the coding sequence ATGGACTCGCCAGATTTCAAGTCCTTCTCGCAGCTAGCACGCGAAGCCTCGCTCGTCCCCGTCACGCGCACGATTTCGGCCGACCTCCTCACTCCGGTTTCCGCCTTCCTTGCTCTGGCCGACAAAGAGCCTTACGCCTTCCTGCTGGAATCCGTCGAAGGCGGCGAGCGTATTGGACGCTACACCTTTCTCGGCATCCGGCCCTACATGGTCGTCACCGGCCGCGGCAGCGAAGTTACGATACGCCGCGGTAAGAAGACCGAAAAGTCGTCTTCCGATCTACTTGGAACCCTGCGGGCCGCGTTACGCGAGCACAAGCCCGCCACCGTCCCCGGATTGCCGCCCTTCACCGCGGGCGCTGTCGGCTACTTTGCTTACGATGCCGTGCGCCACTTCGAGCGCCTGCCCGACATCGCCAAAGACGACCTCCACCTTCCCGACGGCGTCTTCATGTTCTACGACCGCCTGCTGGCCTTCGATCACCTGCGCCACCAGTTGCACCTCATCGCCGCCGCCGACGTCCGCACCGAGAAGCCGCGCGCCGCCTACGATCGCGCTATCGCCGATCTCGATGCGCTGGAGAAAAAGCTCGTATCGGGACTGAAGATTCGTCGCCTGCGTCCCGAAAAGAAAACCGCGAAGATCAAGCTGCACGCCCGCACAAAGCCCGCCGACTACATGAACGCCGTGAAGCGCGGCAAGGAATATATCGCGGCAGGAGATGTCTTCCAGGTCGTGCTCTCCCAGCGCCTCGACTTCGCACTGCCCGCGCCTCCCTTCGACATCTACCGCTCTCTGCGCACGGTGAATCCGTCGCCCTACATGTACTTTCTGCGCATGGACGACCTCCACGTCCTCGGCTCGTCGCCCGAGATGCTGGTGAAAGCCAACAACCGCACGCTGGAGTACCGCCCGATCGCCGGGACCTACAAGCGCGGCGCGACCGCCGAAGAAGATGCGCGTCTCGAAGAGCACCTTCGCACCAACGAAAAAGAGCGCGCCGAGCATGTGATGCTCGTAGATCTTGGACGGAACGATCTCGGCCGCGTGAGCGAATACGGCTCTGTCAAAGTAAAAGGCCTGATGTACGTAGAGCGCTACTCGCACGTGATGCATCTCGTCTCCGCGCTCGAAGGCAAACTGCGCGGCGACCTCGACGCGCTCGACGCCTTCGCCGCCTGCTTCCCCGCCGGCACCCTCAGCGGCGCGCCCAAAGTCCGCGCCATGGAAATCATCGAAGAACTGGAACCCACCCGTCGCGGCGTCTACGGAGGTTCGGTTTTGTATGCCGACTTCGCCGGCAATCTCGACTCCTGTATCGCCATCCGCACCATGGTCGTGAAAAACAACCGCGCGTATGTCCAAGCCGGCGCCGGCATCGTAGCCGACAGCGATCCCGAAAGCGAATTCCAGGAGTGCCGCAACAAAGCGCAAGCGGTCGTCCGCGCCGCCGAACTGGCGGGACGATAG